Proteins from one Legionella taurinensis genomic window:
- a CDS encoding acetoacetate decarboxylase gives MKESDVKDQAFAMPFTCPCYPRGPYRFINREYLIVTYETDMDLLREVVPEPLEVTEPLVKFEFIRMPDSTGFGDYTESGQVIPVRFQGKSGGYTHAMFLDDLPPIAGGREIWGFPKKLAQPTLVVDKEVLVGTLDYGHTRIATATMGYKFQALDSKKVAESMSTPNYLLKIIPHVDGTTRICELVEYYLSDLTVKGAWTGPAQLELFHHALAPVASLPVKRVVNAVHLQSDLTLPYGKVVHDYMNQ, from the coding sequence ATGAAGGAATCCGATGTCAAAGATCAGGCCTTTGCAATGCCGTTTACCTGCCCCTGCTATCCCCGCGGCCCTTATCGGTTTATAAACCGGGAATATTTGATTGTGACTTATGAAACCGACATGGATTTGTTGCGCGAGGTGGTGCCTGAGCCGTTGGAGGTCACGGAGCCCCTGGTTAAATTTGAATTTATCCGCATGCCGGACTCCACCGGTTTTGGCGATTACACCGAATCCGGCCAGGTTATTCCTGTTCGTTTTCAGGGCAAAAGCGGTGGCTATACTCATGCCATGTTTTTAGACGATCTGCCCCCCATTGCCGGTGGTCGCGAAATCTGGGGATTCCCCAAAAAACTGGCCCAACCGACGCTGGTTGTTGACAAAGAAGTGTTGGTCGGTACGCTGGATTATGGCCACACCCGCATTGCCACTGCCACCATGGGCTACAAATTTCAGGCGCTGGACAGTAAAAAAGTGGCCGAATCCATGTCAACACCCAATTATTTATTGAAAATCATTCCTCACGTCGATGGCACGACCCGCATCTGCGAACTCGTGGAATACTATCTGAGCGATTTGACAGTCAAAGGCGCCTGGACAGGACCGGCGCAGCTGGAACTCTTCCATCATGCCTTAGCCCCTGTCGCGTCCCTGCCGGTTAAGCGGGTAGTGAATGCCGTGCATCTGCAATCGGATTTGACCCTGCCGTACGGCAAAGTGGTTCATGACTACATGAATCAGTAG
- a CDS encoding flavohemoglobin expression-modulating QEGLA motif protein, whose product MSMETNESEIIQDISRRLVEAQRKIRILDSIKWDESIKKDFFQKKAQQLPLINRDYYLGKPLPFDAVEKQEEFRLILRDTINQLGQYSPVTRLIKRQCEEYCRAVQMLEARGTPAFSELSMELYGSPDDAFYSGGPRLSELGTLLFDVLTALDVQLQSDADMKRYTPQEAQAILESRLSSFFSQHPGKITVMVSDDMVADAAAGADSIKLSQQAMFSDRDLRYLEVHEGWVHVGTTLNGATQPYCFFLSKGSPSSSVIQEGLAVITEVVTFSSYPGRIRKITNRVIALDKVRQGATFVDIYRYFIECGLSEDDSYNQTVRVFRGSTPDGGPFTKDLSYAKGFVMIYNFIRFAISQRHIDSIPLLFAGKLVLDDLPLLNELRNMNLLTAPIYLPPPFRDLAALSAWMSFSLFLNKFSLNEIQKSFRFLLG is encoded by the coding sequence ATGTCTATGGAAACCAATGAGTCAGAAATAATTCAGGATATCTCCAGAAGGCTGGTGGAAGCGCAACGTAAAATTCGCATTTTAGACAGCATCAAATGGGATGAAAGCATCAAGAAAGACTTTTTTCAAAAGAAAGCCCAACAGTTGCCTTTAATCAACCGGGACTACTATCTGGGAAAACCCTTACCCTTTGATGCCGTTGAAAAACAGGAAGAATTCCGTCTGATTTTACGCGATACCATCAATCAACTGGGGCAGTATTCACCCGTTACCCGCCTGATTAAGCGCCAGTGCGAAGAGTATTGTCGTGCCGTGCAGATGCTGGAAGCGCGCGGTACCCCTGCTTTTTCTGAATTGTCTATGGAGCTGTATGGCAGCCCCGACGACGCCTTTTACTCAGGAGGTCCCCGCCTGTCTGAGCTCGGCACCCTGCTGTTTGACGTGTTAACCGCCCTGGATGTGCAATTGCAATCCGATGCGGACATGAAACGGTATACCCCGCAGGAGGCGCAGGCCATACTGGAGTCGCGTTTAAGCTCCTTCTTTTCCCAACACCCCGGCAAGATTACTGTGATGGTCAGCGACGACATGGTCGCCGATGCGGCCGCCGGTGCCGACAGCATCAAATTAAGCCAGCAAGCCATGTTCAGTGACAGGGATCTGCGTTACCTGGAAGTCCACGAAGGCTGGGTGCATGTCGGTACCACCTTAAATGGCGCCACGCAGCCCTATTGCTTTTTTCTGTCGAAAGGCTCGCCTTCGAGCAGTGTGATTCAGGAAGGGTTGGCTGTGATTACAGAGGTTGTGACCTTTTCGTCTTATCCTGGGCGCATACGCAAAATTACCAATCGGGTGATCGCGCTGGACAAAGTCAGGCAGGGCGCTACCTTCGTTGATATTTACCGCTATTTTATCGAGTGCGGATTAAGCGAGGATGACAGCTACAATCAAACCGTGCGCGTATTCCGCGGCAGCACGCCGGATGGCGGGCCGTTTACCAAAGATCTTTCCTATGCCAAAGGCTTCGTGATGATTTATAACTTCATCCGTTTTGCCATCAGTCAACGGCACATCGATTCCATTCCTTTATTGTTTGCCGGTAAGCTGGTGCTCGATGATTTGCCGCTGCTTAACGAATTACGCAACATGAATCTGCTCACAGCACCGATTTATCTGCCGCCGCCTTTCCGTGATTTGGCCGCCTTAAGTGCGTGGATGAGTTTTTCCCTGTTTCTTAATAAATTCAGTTTGAATGAAATTCAGAAAAGTTTCCGTTTCCTACTAGGCTAA
- a CDS encoding 3-hydroxybutyrate dehydrogenase, with the protein MQLKNKVSVVTGAASGIGREIAHRYAREGSKVAIADLNLNQAQAVADEINAKGGQAMAVAMNVTDEVQVNNGIDAVADQFGGIDVLVSNAGIQIIESVDKLSFSDWKKMLAIHLDGAFLTTRAALKYMYRANGGSIIYMGSVHSKEASLLKAPYVTAKHGLLGLCRVVAKEGAAHGVRANVICPGFVRTPLVDKQIPEQAKELGISEDDVIKKVMLKETVDGEFTTTDDVAETALFFASFKSNALTGQSLIVSHGWVME; encoded by the coding sequence ATGCAATTAAAAAACAAAGTGTCTGTGGTCACAGGGGCTGCCAGCGGCATTGGCCGGGAAATTGCGCATCGTTATGCCCGCGAAGGCAGCAAGGTCGCCATCGCTGATTTAAATCTGAACCAGGCCCAGGCTGTGGCCGATGAAATTAATGCCAAAGGCGGCCAGGCCATGGCTGTCGCCATGAATGTAACCGATGAAGTACAGGTCAATAACGGCATTGATGCCGTCGCTGATCAGTTTGGCGGCATCGATGTGCTGGTCAGTAATGCCGGTATTCAGATCATTGAGTCCGTGGACAAACTGTCTTTTTCTGACTGGAAAAAAATGCTGGCCATTCATCTCGACGGCGCCTTTTTAACCACTCGCGCGGCGTTGAAATACATGTACCGAGCCAACGGCGGCAGCATTATCTACATGGGCTCTGTCCATTCCAAGGAAGCCTCCCTGTTAAAAGCCCCTTATGTGACTGCCAAGCACGGTCTTTTAGGCCTGTGCCGCGTTGTAGCCAAAGAAGGCGCTGCGCATGGCGTACGCGCCAATGTCATTTGCCCGGGTTTTGTCCGTACTCCGCTGGTTGACAAACAAATCCCCGAACAGGCCAAAGAATTAGGCATCTCCGAGGATGATGTGATTAAAAAAGTGATGTTGAAAGAAACCGTGGACGGTGAATTCACCACGACCGATGACGTGGCCGAGACCGCTTTGTTTTTTGCCTCTTTTAAATCCAATGCACTCACAGGCCAATCGCTTATCGTCAGTCACGGCTGGGTAATGGAATAG
- the dapA gene encoding 4-hydroxy-tetrahydrodipicolinate synthase: MFRGSIVALVTPLLDDKVDVKRLRELVEFHISAGTHAIVAAGTTGEAGTLNRDEKMLVIKTVIDQARERIPVIAGTAANATKECIHLTQMAMECGAHAALIMTPAYIKPTQEGLYQHYSRIASAVAIPIILYNVPGRTACDLLPETVARLARISNIIGIKEATGNMSRLQQILRLCGDSIDVYSGDDETAAQWLLAGAKGVISVTANVAARQMAKLCDAAFDDDQAGTLRLNDQLAPLHKLLFIESNPIPTKWALSKMGLISSELRLPMTCLSESHQPELEQVLQKLQLI, translated from the coding sequence ATGTTTCGTGGCAGCATTGTGGCTTTGGTCACGCCGTTACTGGATGACAAAGTGGATGTGAAGCGTTTGCGGGAACTGGTGGAGTTTCACATCAGCGCTGGCACGCATGCCATTGTCGCTGCCGGAACAACGGGGGAGGCCGGCACATTAAACCGCGATGAAAAAATGCTGGTGATCAAGACCGTGATTGACCAGGCGCGTGAACGCATTCCTGTCATTGCCGGTACCGCCGCCAATGCGACGAAAGAGTGCATCCATTTAACCCAGATGGCCATGGAATGCGGGGCCCATGCAGCGCTCATCATGACGCCAGCCTACATTAAACCCACTCAGGAAGGACTTTATCAGCACTACAGCCGGATTGCCTCTGCCGTGGCTATTCCCATTATTCTATACAATGTTCCGGGCAGAACAGCCTGTGATTTATTGCCGGAAACCGTGGCTCGTCTTGCCAGAATTTCCAATATCATCGGCATTAAGGAAGCAACGGGTAATATGTCGCGCCTGCAGCAGATTTTAAGGCTGTGCGGTGACAGCATTGATGTGTACAGCGGGGACGACGAAACCGCGGCGCAATGGCTTTTAGCTGGAGCCAAAGGGGTCATTTCCGTCACAGCCAATGTGGCTGCCCGGCAGATGGCCAAGCTTTGTGATGCGGCCTTTGATGATGACCAGGCCGGTACCCTGCGTCTCAATGACCAGTTAGCGCCCTTGCACAAGTTGTTGTTTATCGAGTCCAATCCCATTCCTACCAAATGGGCATTGAGTAAAATGGGCTTAATCAGCAGTGAATTACGCCTGCCCATGACGTGTTTGAGTGAATCGCATCAGCCTGAACTTGAGCAGGTATTACAAAAATTACAATTGATATAA
- a CDS encoding PilT/PilU family type 4a pilus ATPase — MDITPFFKLMVDRGASDLFFSVGAPPNIKIEGITSPIGQAPLKSQQMAEIAASIMNDEQRKEFEATMELNMAISIGGIGRFRVNLFRQRGETAMVVRYIKGIIPTIEELQLPGVLNSIVMELRGLVLVVGSTSSGKSTTLAAMIDYRNENHRGHILTIEDPIEYLYKHKKSIVDQREVGIDTLDYDNALKNAMREAPDVILIGEIRDRNTMKHAISYAETGHLCLSTLHANNANQTMDRILNFFPEDARHQLLLDLSLNLRAIISLRLIPGLHKQRVPAVEIMINSPYIADLIEKGKVDEIKEVMARSREQGMQTFDQALFDLYKSGKISKENAIRFADSKNNVGLQIRLSEERGLGGEVDLTIEEDEKSKF, encoded by the coding sequence ATGGATATAACACCTTTCTTTAAATTGATGGTTGATCGCGGGGCATCGGATCTCTTTTTCAGCGTTGGCGCACCGCCTAATATTAAAATTGAAGGCATCACCTCACCCATTGGGCAGGCACCACTTAAATCCCAGCAAATGGCTGAAATCGCGGCGTCCATCATGAACGACGAGCAACGCAAGGAATTTGAAGCCACCATGGAGCTCAACATGGCGATCTCCATCGGCGGGATAGGTCGTTTCCGTGTCAATCTCTTCAGACAACGCGGTGAAACCGCCATGGTCGTCCGTTACATTAAAGGCATTATTCCAACCATTGAAGAATTGCAGCTGCCAGGGGTATTAAACTCCATTGTCATGGAACTGCGGGGATTGGTGCTGGTGGTGGGTTCAACCAGTTCAGGTAAATCCACCACGCTGGCGGCGATGATTGATTACCGCAATGAAAATCATCGCGGCCATATTTTGACTATCGAGGATCCCATTGAATACCTCTATAAGCATAAAAAATCCATTGTCGATCAACGGGAAGTGGGTATAGATACCCTGGATTACGACAATGCCTTAAAAAATGCCATGCGCGAAGCACCCGATGTCATCCTCATTGGGGAAATCCGTGATCGCAACACCATGAAGCATGCCATTTCCTATGCTGAAACCGGGCATTTGTGCTTGTCCACACTCCATGCGAACAACGCCAACCAGACCATGGATCGCATCCTTAACTTTTTCCCCGAAGATGCAAGACACCAGTTGCTGCTGGATTTATCATTGAATTTACGCGCCATCATTTCATTGCGGCTGATCCCGGGCTTGCATAAACAGCGGGTTCCGGCTGTGGAAATCATGATTAATTCGCCTTACATCGCCGATTTGATAGAAAAAGGCAAGGTCGACGAAATCAAGGAAGTCATGGCGCGCTCCCGCGAACAGGGCATGCAGACCTTTGATCAGGCCTTGTTTGATTTATACAAGTCCGGCAAAATCAGTAAGGAAAATGCCATTCGCTTTGCTGATTCTAAAAATAACGTCGGTCTGCAGATTCGCCTGTCGGAAGAGCGCGGTCTTGGCGGCGAGGTGGATTTGACCATCGAGGAAGATGAAAAATCCAAATTTTGA
- a CDS encoding glycine zipper domain-containing protein, producing the protein MKKTLPIVLFIGLSTTILGGCTSTQVGTAAGAGIGAGVGYAVSGGDALGTAIGAGAGALIGNQIGQQEDRRRYYRYYYY; encoded by the coding sequence ATGAAAAAAACACTCCCTATAGTACTCTTTATAGGATTATCAACAACTATCCTTGGTGGATGCACCTCAACACAGGTAGGGACAGCCGCAGGCGCAGGTATTGGCGCTGGCGTAGGTTATGCCGTGTCTGGTGGTGACGCCCTGGGTACTGCCATTGGCGCAGGCGCTGGTGCATTGATCGGCAACCAAATCGGCCAACAGGAAGACAGACGCCGTTACTATCGTTACTATTATTACTGA
- the motA gene encoding flagellar motor stator protein MotA gives MLIIIGYIVILLCVFGGFALAGGHLAAVFQPLELLIIGGAAVGALIVGNSPSVLKAIGKALPAVFKGQKSEKVMYMDLLALLYALLNKSRQEGLMSLETDVDDPANSPIFTNFPRLMAKHHIIEFICDYFRLIITSNLQPHQLEALMDSEIETHHNEEMIPAQAITKLADGMPAFGIVAAVLGVVHTMESIHLPPAELGVLVAHALVGTFLGILLGYGFVGPVANAMEQRANSSQLMLNCIKVTILASMNNNPPIIATEFGRKVLFSASRPSFNELNEQIKSASTIAKPESE, from the coding sequence ATGCTTATTATTATCGGTTACATCGTGATTCTGCTTTGTGTCTTTGGCGGCTTTGCCTTAGCCGGGGGGCATCTGGCGGCCGTTTTTCAGCCGCTGGAATTGCTTATTATCGGTGGCGCCGCGGTAGGCGCCCTGATTGTGGGCAACAGCCCCTCCGTTTTAAAAGCAATCGGCAAAGCCTTGCCGGCGGTGTTCAAGGGCCAGAAATCAGAGAAAGTGATGTACATGGATTTGCTGGCGCTGCTTTATGCCCTGCTGAACAAATCCCGTCAGGAAGGATTGATGTCGTTGGAAACCGATGTCGATGATCCAGCGAACAGTCCCATTTTCACTAATTTTCCACGCCTGATGGCCAAACACCACATCATTGAATTCATTTGCGATTATTTTCGGTTAATCATTACCTCCAATCTCCAGCCTCATCAATTGGAAGCCTTGATGGACAGCGAGATTGAAACCCACCATAACGAAGAAATGATCCCGGCCCAGGCCATCACCAAACTGGCAGACGGGATGCCGGCTTTCGGGATTGTCGCCGCGGTATTGGGGGTGGTGCATACCATGGAGTCCATTCACCTGCCGCCTGCCGAACTGGGGGTTTTAGTGGCTCATGCACTGGTAGGAACCTTTCTGGGTATCCTGCTGGGTTATGGTTTCGTCGGTCCCGTCGCCAATGCCATGGAACAACGCGCCAATTCATCGCAACTCATGCTGAATTGCATTAAAGTCACTATACTTGCCAGCATGAACAACAATCCACCCATCATTGCCACCGAATTTGGACGCAAAGTGTTGTTTTCTGCTTCAAGGCCATCGTTTAACGAGTTGAATGAACAAATTAAATCGGCATCGACGATTGCCAAACCTGAAAGTGAATAA
- the ankK gene encoding Dot/Icm T4SS effector AnkK/LegA5: MATRPAREGEGAEFYAIEPDGTIAPQPSVYNKPEQIPIHFFNDLPSGFFTRLTSAFKDGSLTFDMASLASVLAAAYTLEEDDLHKGNFCFYVTKKLTEKGYKPHVVFMKIDHDLMMADSVMSHGHARVANWLYQKNAFSITERDLLHFPKLLDSKNHYWPTSRRLFVKPFDPKAYNDNNEITAFSALSTNPEFIRAKWQEFYKHILIPRQLIEDDVAKGFDRNNPTDCAQIALITNAVVARQARLRAVLFSIAEFRTFVETLHGDGDKALDTIEEEIFTGVDPLIKEKLQVDFKRETAFHRDLCTDKDNGFKEKDTPLHAAIRLGDYRYDETWDAFSQFARKRNQDGTTPMQLVMNQVLLAKEKKPVLDDPRKNPFFIANHLLRQGIKHAIPRDRYRQLSNYSLPSSHLNKAEKAASLPELLAVFQAIGEDERFTLKMRKDLAISALESFIKAQADNPQLRRMLLDFRKALNVDKAPQLQYIRQLRSELWIIRQIRGLLGGTHTQVSLTELVDKELAKPTLKAPRAQGVFGKTCRQDKKNVAQTQELSPPVLMA; this comes from the coding sequence TTGGCTACACGGCCAGCGCGCGAAGGGGAAGGGGCTGAGTTTTATGCGATTGAGCCTGATGGAACCATCGCGCCTCAACCCAGTGTTTATAATAAACCCGAGCAAATTCCCATTCATTTTTTTAATGACCTCCCGTCCGGATTTTTTACCCGTTTAACCAGCGCTTTTAAGGACGGAAGCCTGACATTCGACATGGCTTCCCTGGCCAGTGTGCTTGCGGCGGCTTACACGCTTGAAGAAGATGATCTGCATAAGGGTAATTTTTGTTTTTACGTGACAAAAAAACTGACAGAGAAAGGCTATAAACCCCACGTTGTTTTCATGAAAATCGATCATGACCTGATGATGGCCGACAGCGTGATGTCGCATGGGCATGCCCGGGTAGCCAATTGGCTTTATCAAAAGAATGCGTTTAGCATCACTGAGCGGGATTTGCTTCATTTCCCTAAACTGCTGGATTCAAAAAATCATTACTGGCCAACCAGCCGTCGTTTGTTCGTTAAACCCTTTGACCCGAAAGCCTACAATGATAACAACGAAATTACCGCTTTTTCGGCCTTATCGACCAATCCTGAATTTATACGCGCTAAATGGCAGGAATTTTACAAGCATATTCTTATTCCGCGCCAACTCATTGAAGACGATGTAGCAAAAGGCTTTGATCGCAATAACCCCACTGATTGCGCCCAAATCGCTTTAATTACCAATGCGGTTGTGGCAAGGCAGGCTCGTTTGCGGGCGGTGCTTTTTTCCATTGCCGAATTTCGCACTTTTGTTGAAACCCTTCATGGGGACGGCGATAAGGCCCTCGATACCATTGAAGAGGAAATTTTTACCGGTGTCGACCCGCTGATTAAAGAAAAATTACAGGTTGATTTTAAGAGGGAAACGGCTTTTCACCGCGATTTATGCACGGATAAAGACAATGGTTTCAAGGAAAAAGACACCCCTCTGCATGCGGCCATCCGCCTGGGTGATTACCGTTATGACGAAACCTGGGATGCGTTCAGCCAGTTTGCCCGCAAAAGAAATCAGGACGGCACGACGCCCATGCAACTGGTGATGAACCAGGTTTTACTGGCGAAAGAAAAAAAGCCGGTCTTAGACGATCCCAGAAAAAACCCGTTTTTTATAGCCAATCATTTGCTCAGGCAGGGGATTAAACACGCCATACCCCGTGACCGTTACCGGCAATTGTCAAACTATAGCCTTCCTTCAAGCCATTTGAACAAGGCAGAAAAGGCAGCCAGTCTGCCTGAATTGCTGGCGGTGTTCCAAGCCATTGGCGAAGACGAGCGCTTTACCCTCAAAATGAGAAAGGATTTGGCCATTTCCGCGTTGGAAAGCTTCATCAAGGCCCAGGCCGATAATCCTCAGCTGCGCAGGATGTTGCTCGATTTCAGAAAGGCGTTGAATGTCGATAAAGCGCCGCAATTGCAATACATCCGGCAATTACGCTCCGAACTGTGGATTATCCGCCAGATTCGCGGCCTGTTGGGCGGTACGCATACCCAGGTCAGCCTGACTGAGCTCGTGGATAAAGAACTGGCGAAACCCACCCTTAAAGCCCCCCGAGCGCAAGGCGTATTCGGGAAGACCTGTCGACAGGATAAAAAAAACGTGGCTCAAACCCAGGAGCTCTCGCCCCCAGTGCTGATGGCCTGA
- the motB gene encoding flagellar motor protein MotB: MDGNDSKDKDKDAHPPIIRKIKKHGHGHHGGSWKIAYADFVTAMMAFFLLMWLLASLNKAQKEGLSEYFKQPLKIALLGGDSMGSRDISVQGGGQNIEKKDGQVSASNQPINEKKESAKIKDPGSQAEEMKQLEKLKSDIMLAMAKDPALADLKDQLLMDVVSEGLRIQLIDNKNRPMFDMGSDKMDPQMQQILIKIAKLLNKMPNKVSIQGHTDGHPYQNPEDLELTNWELSTLRANTARRALIKAGMKEDKVLEVTGFASTVLLDKTDPFNPNNRRISIIVMKKEAEEQLLKNVAPKATDKKISLPDALPAKTQVTPVPTTTPTPAPKPTPAKTP, translated from the coding sequence GTGGACGGCAACGACAGCAAAGACAAGGATAAAGACGCCCATCCCCCGATTATCCGAAAAATCAAGAAACACGGACATGGTCATCATGGCGGCTCCTGGAAGATTGCCTATGCCGACTTTGTCACGGCCATGATGGCCTTCTTTCTTCTCATGTGGTTGCTGGCCTCTCTCAATAAAGCGCAGAAAGAAGGCTTATCCGAGTATTTCAAACAACCGTTAAAAATCGCCCTGCTCGGCGGCGACAGCATGGGTTCGCGTGACATCAGCGTGCAGGGCGGTGGACAAAACATTGAAAAGAAAGATGGCCAGGTTTCAGCCAGTAATCAGCCCATCAATGAAAAAAAAGAGTCGGCTAAAATCAAGGATCCCGGGAGTCAGGCTGAGGAGATGAAGCAGCTTGAAAAATTGAAATCCGACATCATGCTGGCCATGGCCAAAGATCCGGCACTGGCCGATCTTAAAGATCAGTTGCTCATGGATGTGGTTTCCGAAGGCTTACGCATTCAACTGATAGACAATAAAAACCGACCCATGTTTGATATGGGAAGCGATAAAATGGATCCGCAGATGCAGCAGATCCTCATTAAAATTGCCAAGCTCCTAAACAAAATGCCCAACAAGGTCAGCATTCAGGGTCATACCGACGGCCACCCGTATCAGAATCCTGAAGATTTGGAATTGACGAACTGGGAGCTGTCGACGCTGCGCGCCAACACCGCACGCCGGGCCTTGATTAAGGCTGGGATGAAAGAAGACAAGGTTCTTGAAGTCACGGGTTTCGCCTCAACGGTTCTGCTTGACAAAACCGACCCGTTTAACCCCAATAACCGCCGCATCAGTATCATTGTGATGAAAAAAGAAGCCGAAGAGCAATTGCTTAAAAACGTAGCACCAAAAGCCACAGATAAAAAGATCAGCCTACCCGACGCCTTGCCGGCCAAGACTCAGGTGACCCCCGTGCCAACCACCACCCCCACTCCTGCACCCAAGCCAACCCCTGCTAAAACGCCATAA
- a CDS encoding patatin-like phospholipase family protein has product MAARLRPNRQHDYLACSLQGGGALGTYQVGVLKALQEANYFPDWFVGTSIGAINAALAAGNPPEDRFQKMLSFWESVTTPTFFDVDAWHNDHAGRRWEHFMSAQSALWFGQPGFFTPRYPQPELSLENAIDKISYYDTSTLKGTLERLIDFDRINAGETRLSVGAVEVCSGAVVYFDSAKETLGPEHIMASGALPPGFPAIEIEGKFYWDGGISSNSPISYVLSQNPSKTLLCFMVHLFNSLELKPSSMDEVLKRKKDIEYSSRFVEIVNMHKEIHSLKYRIKLLSEFIPEQAKEKNPEVEDCLSCGCDKTVALVRFLYPGDDTDLASKDYEFSRKSVMERIAAGYRDGRRGLEKSPWLAEIPELSGIEVYDMAVTPTHLTGVLS; this is encoded by the coding sequence GTGGCTGCGCGGCTTAGACCAAACCGCCAGCACGATTATCTGGCGTGTTCGTTACAGGGAGGCGGCGCCCTTGGCACTTATCAGGTGGGTGTCTTAAAGGCGCTGCAGGAAGCCAATTATTTTCCGGACTGGTTTGTCGGGACATCCATTGGTGCGATCAATGCTGCGCTGGCCGCAGGCAATCCGCCAGAGGACCGTTTCCAGAAAATGCTGTCGTTTTGGGAAAGTGTCACCACCCCCACCTTTTTTGATGTGGATGCCTGGCACAACGATCATGCCGGACGACGCTGGGAACATTTCATGTCCGCCCAATCCGCTTTATGGTTCGGGCAACCAGGGTTTTTTACGCCGCGCTACCCCCAGCCGGAATTGAGCCTGGAAAATGCCATTGACAAAATCAGCTATTACGATACTTCCACGCTGAAAGGAACCCTGGAGCGGTTGATTGATTTTGATCGCATCAATGCGGGTGAAACGCGATTGAGCGTCGGTGCGGTTGAAGTCTGCTCAGGCGCCGTGGTTTACTTTGATTCGGCGAAAGAAACCCTTGGCCCTGAACACATCATGGCCAGCGGCGCCCTGCCCCCCGGTTTCCCTGCCATTGAAATTGAAGGCAAATTCTATTGGGACGGCGGCATTTCCAGCAACTCGCCAATCAGTTATGTATTGAGCCAGAATCCCTCTAAAACCCTGTTGTGTTTTATGGTTCACCTGTTTAACTCACTGGAGTTAAAGCCTTCCTCCATGGATGAAGTGCTCAAGCGTAAAAAAGACATCGAGTATTCGAGCCGCTTTGTTGAAATTGTCAACATGCACAAAGAAATCCACTCGCTGAAATACCGCATTAAATTGCTGTCTGAATTTATTCCTGAACAGGCCAAAGAGAAAAATCCCGAAGTGGAGGACTGCTTAAGCTGCGGCTGTGATAAAACGGTCGCGCTGGTACGTTTCCTTTACCCCGGAGACGACACAGATTTAGCATCGAAGGATTATGAATTCTCCCGCAAATCAGTGATGGAGCGCATCGCCGCCGGCTACCGAGATGGCCGCCGCGGCCTTGAAAAATCACCCTGGCTTGCGGAAATACCCGAACTGTCTGGCATTGAAGTCTATGATATGGCGGTCACACCCACTCACCTCACAGGAGTTTTATCATGA